The genomic region GCTTGTATATGATATAACAAGGTATATCTTATTCAAGCATTCACATAATTGGATAATTTCTCTTTATTGTTATCATAGTGGTGGGATGTTGAATATTCTTTCACCTTGTAGAAGTCCATGTGAGTGTATTTTCAGTAATTTTATATACAGGCTATTGTATTGTATCATAATCTCATGTTTTAGTTTTTTACAATTACTTTCAGGAGAGAAACATTCAATCACCTCGCAACCTGGTTGGAAGATGCACGacaacatgcaaatgcaaatatgacAATAATGCTTATTGGAAACAAATCTGATCTAGCACACAGGAGGGCTGTCAGCTTTGAGGAAGGACAACAGTTTGCAAAGGAACATGGACTAATATTTATGGAGACTTCTGCAAAAACTTCTCAAAATGTTGAGGAGGTATTAGATTGGTGTTCGCTTATGGGTTGTGTGTTTACATCATGCATGCATATTTTCTTTTCTTCTGAGAAAGCTTAACTTTGCTCCTTACCCTCGTCAGGCATTTATTGACACTGCATCAAAAATTTATCATAAGATTCAGGATGGTGTATTTGATATATCCAATGAGGTAAGCTTTTATTTTGTGACGCTATGAATCTTTAAATATATTGTGGTTATTTTGCAGAATAATTTTGATTTTCCACTGTAAATCTACCAGGCAAATGGTATAAAAGTTGGATATGCTGGTGTTGGACAAGGTGGAGCAAATAGAGATACACTCGCTACCCAGAGAGGAGGCTGTTGTAGTTGAGTATTTGATAGTTCCAGCCTCCAGGGAGATGTGCATATTGGAGTTTGCCCGTAATAAGTGGATTTACTGTGTTGTATTGTGTAATAAGAATTTTATATTTAAGATACTATTcagttttaatattattttgtttaGGTGGCAAAATATGCCTTCGTATTTGTTGTACAGAGATCGATTTGTACCCAGCAAAAGTGATTTATTTTTGCAGGAATTCTTGTTATATTTGTATATTCCTGTAACTGTTTTTGTTATCGAGAGAGCATAATTTTTTTGATGTAAAGTAACAGTACATTATGCGTGGTTGAGAATTGGAATTTTTATGTAAGGCTGCATCGATGGTATTCTCTATTCTTGATGAAGCCAGTGTTGTAATCGATCTGTTCAAAATTTTGTAAGATTGTGCAATATCCCTGTTTATATTGAAGGTCCAGCAGCTGTTGAAAGAACAAAAATTTCAAGGATAAATTTGTGTTTTATCAAATTAGGGAAGAAGGTTGATTGCTAGGTGCGACAATTAAGTGGAAGAGCATTTCAAATATCGTTGGGcataggaagaatagagatggcATATTTTGATTTCATATATAAATGCCTTTGCTTGTCAATTTAAGGAATATGAGTAAATTTTGTTGTTTAGAAGTGGCATCAATGATTCTCatgtcttttatatatatatatatatgaacattataaatcttaaatacatctatttaataaattgtcttattttatttattttagatgttTTGATTTTTCAATGGTAATATGATAAGTAATAAGGACCATCCCCCAATCCTAAAAAGTTAAACCAAAACAAAGTTTTCAAATAGTAGAAACTGTAGCAATCACTTTCACCACACTCGAAAGATTAAGGGGAGTGCTTGGTCGAAGAAGTCCATTGCCTAATGGAAATTGTAGCAATCACTAATAGAGGATAGTCAAGCAACAAAGATGGTAAAGATTTGCCACCTAACAATAAGAAGAGTAGACTTCACTAGGGCCACACTGTGCCCTAGAGTCACATATATTATGTgttttatatataataaataaaatagttcTAAAATACACACCATAATGGGATGGAGGGGTGAAGTCCTTTTATCACTTTCAAGATAAATGTTGTGATGAGTTGTTACTGGTTGTTGTATTTATCTTTGCTTGGTTATTTGTTGGAGCAAGGCGTGATGGGGTGATGTGTGTTTATGGTGTGGTCAAAATTATTATCTCCCTTATCCTCTTTTGAATGACATCATTGTCTAGAGCTAGGCTAAGGGTAACAAGAGATGGCACTGTGTTTCAAGTGAAGAAATGTgggtagattttgaattttgtggATGATTAAATTAGAAACTTAAACTTGTTGAACACACCTAGATGTTGAGAGGGGGAGTGGGTGGGTGCCTGGGGGAATGAATCAATATCCTTAAAACTTAAAACTTATAGCGCAATTTAAATTCAATGTACTTAATCAATTGaccctctcactgaaccacttCATGTGCGTCCAGTTTGGGTTCGGctcaatctccctcttcatttatgGGAGCACTCTTGCTATGAGGCGACCGGTAACTCTATTGGTCGTTTCTTGAAGGTCGATGATGCTACGTCCTTAGTGAAACACACTACCTTTCCTCGCATTCTTGTTGATATCGACATCTCTGCTCCTCTCCCAagtgatgtggttcttatggtgggggataggccttggtcacaactggtggattttgaaggcctcccctttCGTTGCAAAAGATGCTTCTTTACTGGCCATCTTGCTTCGAGTTGCTCTTCTCCACAACACAAAGGGTTTTCTACCTAGTGGAAGAATGCTACTTCTGACCACTTAACAGTTATTGCTACGGATTCTACGTCTGTTGGCTCCTCCCATGAGGATGATGCCATGCCCCCCATGACTCTTGTTGCTCCTACTGATGTTTTTGTGGCCTCGTCTCCGGAAGTCCCCACTTTTGCTTCTTCTGTCCTACAACCCTCCCCTACTGCTGGATTTTCTTTTTCTATTGTTGTTCTGTCACAACTTGGTGATGTTGCTATTTTGTAGCCCCCTACGACCCTCTTCCAACCTTCTGCTATCACTTGTGTTGTTGACCCTACGGGGGCCCTTTCGATGGATCTTGCCATTTCCTGGTTTGTAGTTGCTCGCAGGTGTAAGGGGAAATCTTCTCCCCTGCCCCATACCCACCCTCGCAGGGGTTTGGGTGGCTCGTCCCCCCCCTTGAGTGGGGTTTGTTCCCCGGTTGGTTAGGTTCCTGTGTTTGTTCCTTTTCGCCTTTGGGTTGGTGttctctcttgatgttgctttttgtTAAGGGTCAATGTCCTAGTTAAcgttgtttttttaataaaaaacaataatgaaAGATAAAGCAAAGAACACTAATGAAcgagaacaccaaatttacgtgaAAAATctaataagggaaaaaccacaatgagagttTTCTAACAATATATATGAATAATTACAATTTGTTTTAAGGCTCATTGGCTAAGGAAGAACACCACTCCTGGAAAGGACTTGCTAATGAAGTTCACCACCTCGAAGCAAGATACAAGAGACTTGTTGAGGAGATTCACTATCTCAGAGTAAGATACATGAATATTTGAAATACAATGAATAAGCCTTCAACTCACATCCTCTAGTAGTCTCCTTAGAAAGTAGGTGCTCTTGACACGATATCTCAAGCAACTATTAAGCAATTCAACTCCATAACTTCCACCACACACTTTATTGCCTCAACTTCACATCTCTCACAATCCACATCATTCACAAGCAAGGAAAACATCAAATTAGGTCGTCTAGAATAGGAGACAAGCAATGGCCCCAACAAGTCAGCCTAAAAATATATTGTGGTGAAAGTGGTCCAAACTAGGAGATAGAGTGGACCTAATATAACTTACAACTTTCCATGTGGCCCCAAACATCAAACATATTTGTGCACATCTTCTTAAGTCAGCAACATGGTAAGTTGTAGATGAAATGTGTAGCATTTTACTAATTGGCTAAAAAACATAACATCCAAATGAATTTACACAATTGCAACTTATCTTGAGACATATCAGGATCCATAAACAACTCAACCCAACCTCCAATGCTAGTGCAAACCCCCAATTGCATAGAACAAGCAAGAGTATAAGCTTTGTTTGTCGAATAACCACAACATACATTGAAAACCAACTCTAGACAATATGCggcaccaaaaagatcaactatTGTCGTGCAAAGCACATAAAGACATTCCATGAACATCCAACAACACTCCCATACACTGATTTCACACTGACATGCCAAAACAAGAAGCACAACCACACAAATACAAAGTTCTTTATACCTGGAAGCTCAAACAACACAATCATGAGATAGAACAATATTAAACATATTTGCGATGCACTTCATCACTTGAAATATGAACGGAGACACTACATGGACAATATAAGCATGCCCACCAAGCTGTAAGAGCAAAAAAAACCAATGTAGAGAAATGCGCATTTTTTGGATCAATCTTGGCAAACAACCAACCTACCAACATTGCATTTACTGCAGAAAATATGCAGCAACAACAAATACATATTATCTCAAACCCCGAGACCATAGCATTAAATGCAGGGAAATGTGGAGCATTCTCCTAGACAATCTTCAATACACCTTGCATTTTCACACTTCAACAATCTACAGAGACCAAATCATCTTTGTAGCACCATTTGCTCACTTAGAAGCAACAAGGAAGATACAATAATAACTTGTAGCATGCACAAAACATTAGCACCATATCCACTTCACCACCATGCTTCTAATCTTCATCTTAATATTTCTAATtctcatcttaatatgatatcatcatgataACATCTCTGCTGACAACAAACAAGACATGATGTCCAATCATGAACTTCAACACCATcattgttcttcaacataataCATCGTCAACTTCATCATTATATAGTTGCAAGCATAGACATCAACCATAAAGTTCACCATAGCTTAGCAACATATGTACACACAACTGAACacaagacatcaatgacaacacaacactaaggtttgacaccaatgacaacaatcTACACAACattgagggttgacatcaatgacaacaatctccaaCAAGACCTCCAATAGTGAGTTGGGTGCATTTGGAAGTTGTCTACGACACTTCGTTTGTTGGGCTAAAGCTGAGCATGGCTAACCTTCTTTTGGACCTTGAACATACTCACAAGTTGTGTAATGTGTTTGATTCAACTTAGTCCCTTTGTCATGCCACATTAATTACTTGGACGAtactaataggtttgtttttggtGCATGATGATTTGGAGCATGTTATGCATCACTTGGTTGAAGTCTATTATGATAGCTTGCTTGAGCATTTTCATGTTGGTAAGTGGTAACAATTGTTTTTGCAAAAAGCTATGGTGGAAATAGATAAAATTTTAAAGATTTACCTCCATGGGGAGGccattttttctttttccaaactatTGTAATGATGACTCTAGTAGTGTAGAGGAGGTTTCTCTTAAGGGAGACTTGGTTTCACAAGCTCTGTGTATTGTTAAGGGGAAAATGTTGCTGATGAATCtaaaatttcttcttgtcttcttataTCTAGGGTGGTTCTGATTTTGGGTGTCCCTATTTGGTTTTTTGGGTGGGGGTTATGTTACCATAAACAAGAAATGAAAACTATAGTCCTCATGGTAATCTAACAAGAAACAAAATATTTAGAGGTtgcttataagaaatagattttatatacacaaacattttcaaaaattcagaactttatgaaaaTATAATTagataattttatatttttaatgaaaaaaatcaGAATAAATACACTTGTAGATCACCCATCCCCATACATCGAAAGGGCATTTAATccattggagatttattattaGGAAAATCAGCATACGAGTctacaataattttttaaaataaacaaaACGTCTTTTAATTGCTCAAAGTAGGAGAAAAGTCTAAAGAAAAGGCACACAatttttatcattcacaccaattTATAAATTACTCAAATTGCTTAGAAACGATCATTTGCAACATAAAACCCGTTTCAACTTCTCATAACACGAAATAGACATTCCCcatcacatttttggtaacacagGTTGAGGGGGAGGGGGGAGAAGGGGGGATGGGTTTGCTTGTCTTGTTTATGAGGTTTGGTTTGTTTGATGTATCTTCAATTCATGGATGGATCTTGTATAGGGGTTAGGTGTGGATGGTAAGGTGTTTTGTGGGGTTTGGTTTTTTACTCAATGACTCATTTGGTAGGGAGTGGCCTACAGTTTTGGCTAGTTGTTGGTGTTAGTGTCTACGTTTTGTTTTTTTTCCACTGAG from Cryptomeria japonica chromosome 3, Sugi_1.0, whole genome shotgun sequence harbors:
- the LOC131068900 gene encoding ras-related protein Rab-2-B, yielding MSSMAYAYLFKYIIIGDTGVGKSCLLLQFTDKRFQPVHDLTIGVEFGARMIMIDNKPIKLQIWDTAGQESFRSITRSYYRGAAGALLVYDITRRETFNHLATWLEDARQHANANMTIMLIGNKSDLAHRRAVSFEEGQQFAKEHGLIFMETSAKTSQNVEEAFIDTASKIYHKIQDGVFDISNEANGIKVGYAGVGQGGANRDTLATQRGGCCS